The sequence below is a genomic window from Selenomonas ruminantium subsp. lactilytica TAM6421.
AGGAGGCCAGAAACGCGAAAAGGGAAAACAAAACCGCCAGCAGCTTGCCGATATGCTTCCATATACCGCCCCATTCTCCCAGCCCATACTCCAAAACATACATAGGCCCACCGCGCCAGTCGCCATGGGCATCCTTTTTCCGATAATGAACGGCCAGCGTAACCTCAGCGAACTTGGTACACATACCAAAGAAGGCAGAAATCAGCATCCAGACAAGGGCCCCCGGCCCTCCCAGATGGAGTGCAGTGGCTACCCCCGCCACGTTTCCGGTTCCCACCGTCGCCGCCATCGCCGTGATCATCGCCGTGAAGGGGGAAATGGCGTGCTCCTCCGCACTCGGTTCCCGAAAACTGAAGACCTCCGCCATGGCGCGGAAAAAATAGCGGATTTGGGGCAGCCCCAGCAGGATCGTCAGATAGATGCCTGTCCCTACAAGCAAAGCCAAGCCGAAAGGGCCCCAGACGAAGTTATTGACAACGCCGTTGATTTGCATAATTGATTCCATACAATCCTCCGTCCTCACGAAAAAGGCCGTACCGATCCGACAAACCTCGGTTATAAAAACTACGCCCACCAATCCAAGGCTAATGGCTGCTATTATTTCTTGAATACTTGATCAAAAGTGCCACCATCACCGAAATGTTCTTTCTGCGCTTTCTCCCAGCCGCCGAATTTCTCATCTACAGTAAATAGCTTCAGTTCCGGGAACTGCTGCTTATACTTGGCAAAGATAGCCTTGTCCCGGGGACGATAAAAATTTCTGGCAGCGATTTCCTGCCCTGCCGGCGAATAGAGATAGTTGATATAGGCTTCAGCCACCTTGCGGGTGCCCTTTCTGTCCACCACCTTGTCCACGATAGCCACAGAAGGCTCCGCTAAAATGGAAAGGGAAGGCACGACAATCTCATAATCAGAAGAATCATTCATCGTAATCAGCGCTTCATTCTCCCAGGCAATCAGCACATCCCCCTGACCGTACTTTACGAAACTATTGGTTGCACCACGGGCACCGGAGTCCAACGCTACTACGTTCTGAAACAGTTTCCGGACAAATTCCCTTGTCTTCCCTTCATCGCCATTGTATTTTTCCCGGGCATATTCCCAGGCAGCCAAATAGTTCCAACGGGCACCGCCAGAAGTTTTTGGGTTCGGTGCAACGATTTTCACATCATCCCGTACCAGATCATCCCAGTCATGAATATGCTTCGGATTATCCCTGCGTACCAGGAACACGATCGTTGACGTATAGGGAGCAGAATGATCCGGAAACTTATCGCGCCAATTCTTTTCAATCAGGCCGGCCTTAGCGATTTCATCCACATCATATGCCAGGGCCAATGTCACCACATCAGCTTCTGCGCCCCCAATCACCAGCCGCGCCTGCCTGCCGGAACCGCCATTGGACTGGCGAAACTCAATGTTCTGACCGCTGGCCTTCTTCCATTCCCCTGTAAAAGTCTTGTTGAATTCCGCATATAACTCCCGGGTAGGATCATAGGACACATTCATAAAAAAGCCATCCACCGCGGCCTCTTTTTCCTGAACAGCCTTTTCATCACCGCAACCGGTAAAAAGACCTGTTACAATTGCCAAGGCCACGCTTACCGCTTTCCACCATTTCATCATGACGTCTTCCTCTGCTAACACACAGCGCCAATAAGTATATCGGGAAACATACAGGAACTCCATGTCACCCCTGCGATTTATACCTCTTAATATTATTCGCGGCATCGCCATTACATACCTGCAAAAACCGGGGGATTTCTCCTGCTGGGCCACGGTATCAGTCCCAGAGACTGTGTTGTAATCCTAGGAAAGCCAGAAAAAAAATCGATTGTTGCACGTGCAACAACCGATTTTTTGATTTTCTTTATTCTGTAATGGTCTTTTTGATGGCCTGTCGGAACTCCTCCCAGCCAATCCTGTCCAACAGATTGCGGAAGCGTTCGCCCTTCTTGCCGTGCTGTTCAAAGTAATCCAGTGCGGCATCTAAGGTCTTGTAGAGCTTGTCTTCGCCGTAGATGATGGGCGTGAACTTCTTGCCAACGGCAATGCGGTTGCCGTAGAGACCGCCGAAGGACACGGCAAAGCCGATTTTTTTCTCCCAGGCGCCGAAGTTGCAGCTCTTGATGCACTTGCCGCAATAGACGCACTTGCGATGGTTCCAGACAATCTTCTTGTTTTCCCTGTCCATAGTCAGCGCGCCCTGGGGGCAAATCTTGACGCAGGCACCGCAGAATTTGCAGCTGTCCTGCTGCCATACAGGCTTTACGGCACCCTTGACGCCGATATCGTTTTCCTCGGTCTTGAGGCAGTTATTATGGCAGCCCGTGAAGCCCACCTTGAACTTATGGGGCAGGCTGCGGCCGGCGTAACGCTCGGCAAAGGACTCGGCAAGTCTGCTGGTATCGATAAGTCCCGAACGGCAAATGGCACAGCCCTGACAGGCCGTGATGGTGCGCACCTGGGCACCACAGAAGCCCGTGGCCAGCCCCCCTGCCGCCAGCGCTTTCTTGACATCTTCAATATCCTTTTCCTTGATAAAGGGAATCTCGATGCCCTGACGGGAGGTCAGATGCACATAGCCCTCGCCGAATTTTTCCGCCACTTCCTGCACGGTCTGCAGCTGGGCAGCAGTGAATTTGCCCCCCACGCTCTTCAGGCGCATGGAAAAACACCCGGGCTGCTTCTGCTGCATAAAGCCGTGGGCTTTCAGCTCCTTGTAATCGTATGCCATAATATGCTCTCCCCTAAATATTTTTTCTCTATTATACGCTTAAATGCCTTCGCCGTCTATGCCGCTGAAGACTTCCCGCTCCGTGCGTTCCAGACGGACAATCTCGCCGTCCTTGACCACGACGATGAGTTCGCCGTTCTGGGGCAGGTGGTTCATGATATAGCGCATGGCCTTCTGGGAGAATTCTCCCTGCTGTTCCTTCTCAGCTCCCAGCACGATGCCGCCGCCCGCCACATCATAGCCGTCTACCAATACGAAACGGCCCGTGGCCTGATAGTCCTGGAAGCGGTCAAAGGCGATTTCCTCTTTGAGCTTCAGGATGACCTCCGCCACATCGTTCAGGCGGATTTCCTTGACGGTTTCCGCCGCCCGCTGGTCAAGGCTGGAAGCATCGATGATCTTTTCAATGCTCTCCACCTGAGCTTCCACTTCCTGCGTACCCAATTTCAGCTTATAGCGGCGATTGAGTTTCAAGGAATTCTTGCCCAGCCAGAATAGGGACACCCGCAGGCGCTTGCCCGTCAGGGGCGGCTTATCGGAAGCCTTCGTGATGATCTCGCCCCGCTGGTTGAAGAACTCGTCGGCCACCTGAATGCCCGTGGAGGCCCCGGCACTGGCCGCTTCCACCTTATCCTTGGACTGCCAGTAGGGGAACGCCACCACCTTGGTCTTGCGGCCGCCGGGATAGATGGCAATCTCATCCCCCACCGCCAGCTGGCCGGCTTCGATGCGGCCCGCGATAATGCGGCGGGAATCGAATTTATAGACGTCCTGAATGGGCAGGCGCAGAGCCTTGCTTACAGCCGCCTGTTCCCCTTCCAACAGGTCGAGGGCTTCCAGCAGGGTTTCACCTTTGTACCATTCCATATGCTCCGAATGGCTGGCGATATTATCCCCCTGCAACCCCGAGACGGGAATGTATTTCAGGGGATAGACGCCCAACTCTGCCAAAAAGGCCCCCATCTCGTGCTTGATTTTCACGAAGGCGGTTTCGGCATAGCCTGCCAAATCCATCTTGTTCACTAATACATAGACCTTCTTGATGCCCAAGAGGCTCAGCATATAGGCATGGCGGCGGCTCTGCTCCTGCACCCCCTGCTTGCCGTCCACAATGAGCAGGGCGGCTTCGGCACCGGCGGCACCGGAAATCATGTTCTTCAGGAATTCCTTATGGCCCGGCGCATCGATAATCACATAGTCCCGCTTGTCCGTGGAGAACTGGATACGGGTGGTGTCGATGGTAATGCCCTGCTGCTGTTCCTCCTCAAAGGCATCCAGCAGATAGGCATACTCGAAGGGTTTGCCCGTGTCGTGGGCAATCTTGGCCACCTTATCGATGGCCCCCTGGGGCAGGGAATCCGTGTCGTAGAGGAGTCTGCCGATAACGGTGGACTTTCCATGATCCACATGGCCCACCACCACGATATTCAGACCAGCTTCTTTATGTTCAATTTCACGTTTACTCATTACATATACCCCTCTTTCCGCAGTTTCTGCATAGCATAGGAATCCTCCTGATCCTGCTTGCGCCCTGCCCGCTCACTGGTGGTGGTGTGCTTCAGTTCCTCGATGATTTTATCCAGCGTGTCCGCATTGGACTTGATCTGCCCGGTGCAGCAGGCGCAGCCCAAGGAGCGGTAGCGCTTGCCGTTCTTGGCAAAGTACAAATCGATGATGGGGATATTCTCCCGGCGGATATACTCCCAGATATCCAGCTCATTCCAGGCCAGCAGGGGATGGACGCGGATATGGTGGCCTTTCGGGAAGTCCGTCTTGAACTGGTCCCAAAGCTCCGGCGGCTGATTGGCATAATCCCAGGCATCGTCCTCCTTGCGCTCGCTGAAGACACGTTCCTTGGAACGGGAGCCCTCCTCGTCACGGCGCACGCCCACAATCAGGCCGTCAAAGCCGTATTCCTTCACCACCTGCTTGAGCCCCTCGGTCTTCAAGGCCTGGCAGCAGGCCAACCTGCCCTTGTCCGGGCCCATGCCGGCATCAATGGCCGCCTGATTGGTATGGACAATCAAATCCAGGTTGAGTTCCTTGGCCACCCGGTCACGATACTCAATCATCGCGGGAATCTTGTGCTTCGTATCCACATGGATGAAGGGAAACGGGCAATGGCCGTAAAAGGCCTTCTTCGCCAGCCACAGCAGGACCGTGGAGTCCTTGCCGATGGACCAGAGCATGCCCAACTTCCCTAATTTCTTATAAGCCTCCCGCAGGATATAGATGCTTTCGGCTTCCAATCTGTCTAACTTATCTGCTGTTTCTGTCTGCGCCATAATGCTCCCCTACTTTTCTATTCAATATTTATTGGCTTCCTGCTTGACCGTGACAATCTCATCAGAGCTGCCATCCGGCCAAAGCATCTGCCATTTGATTTCTCGTTCATTGTTTTGGGCATAGAGCCTGCCGCCACTGCCGCCAAGGTCCGCCGCCAGATAATAATAGATAGCCTGACGGGGGCACTCCTTGACGCAGGCGGTGCAGCCCCAGCAATCCCGCACATCGCGAATATGGGCTTTTCCTTCCCGCAACTTCAGCAAGTTGCCGGGGCAGGCCTCCGTGCAGAGGCCGCAGCCTACGCACTTGTCTTTCTCAATGGCGATACTCATCCCACCGCCTCCTTGCTTTCCTGTTCAATCAAAGGACGGCGGATGATCTTCACTTCGCCTTGTTCCAAACGGGAATTGATAAATACCTTAAAATCCTCCCGCCGCTCCGGGTAGTCCAGATGCTCCCCGAAGGCGTGCCAGCGGGTTTCCTGCCGGGCTGCCAGATGGGCAATCAAGGCCCTGCAGACCAACAGCCGCTCCCGCAGTTCAAAAATCTTCAAGAGACCATAGAAATCGGCCGCCCGCAGCTCGTCACTGAGACGCGCCAGCCTTTCGATATGCTTGCGGGCAATTTTCAACGAGCTTTCACTGTAGCCATAATGGCTCTTGATGCCTCCGGCATATTCATCCATGGCCTGCTGCATGGCTTCTTCGAGACTTTCCACGGTGTAGCGTCCTTCTGAATTTCCCGCCAGAAAAGCCTCCACTTCTTTGACAATAGTTTCCTGCACCTCTGCGTCAATCCCGCTCTTGCCCGCCTGCCGGGCAAAGGCTGCCGCCGCGCGGGCGGCGATTTCTCCTTCCACAAAGGAACCTGTCACATATTTCTGGGGACAGCCCCCGGCCACATCCCCGGCGGCAAAGAGCCCCGGCAGCGTGGTTGACCGGTCATTGCCGATCCAGTAGCCACTGGCGGTATGCCCCCCCACCACATAGGGCTCGGAGCCTTCGATTTCCACATTGTAGTCCCGGGGATTCAGGCCGCTTTCCCGCCAAAAGAGGGCTTGGGCGGGAGCCATATTGAGATAGGCCCGCTCCAAAGCCGCCGCCTGTTCCAATGTGATGCCGCGAGTCCCCAGATAACAGGGCCCATGGCCTGCCAAGTTTTCCTTGACCACTGCCCAGAGCCGCTCCGCCGTGGTGTTGCCATATTTATCCTGATACTTCTCTCCGCGGGAATTCACCTGGGGCGCGCCCACCCCCTGGGCAATGGTGCCCGTAGGGGCGATGGTGCCTTTACAGCGCAGGGCGATAAACCGCATCTCAAAGGTGGTCATCTCCGCCCCGGCCCGCAGGCCCATGGCATAGCCTGCGCCGGTGTTGAAAGGGCTGTACCACATCTTGTGCCGGGAAGTGCCCGGATGGTTGGGCTGGTAAAGCCCCGCCGCCCCGCCGGTGGCACAGATAACGGCATTGGCGCTGATTATCACGATTTCTTCATTGTTGAGGTCAATGCCCCAGGCACCCCTGACCTGACCATCGGTTACAATATAGTCCACAATATTGATATGGTTCAGCACTTTGACATTTGACTGGTCCAGTACGGCTTTCGCCAGTATCGGCTTGATATTTTCTCCATTTATCTTGATATTGCGCCAGCCCCGGGAGGCGTAGCTGCCGTCGGGATTCTTCTGGATCACCAGTCCCAGCTTCTCCAGCTTGGCCGTGACTTCGTTGAGCCCCTCGCTCATGGAGAGCAGCAAATCCTCCCGCACGATGCCCGCCGCATCTGCCTTGGCGTAATCGGCATAATCCTGTGGCGTATGCCCTGGCGTGATATAGGCGTTCAGGGCGTTTACCCCCGCCGCCAGACAGCCGCTGCGCTTGATATTGGCCTTGTCCGCCAACAGCACGTCCAGCCCCGGATACTCCTCCCCCAGAGTAAGGGCCGCATAACAGCCTGCCGCTCCGCCGCCGATGATCAGGATATCGCTTTGCTCATTTCTGACTTTCATTCGCCTCATCTACCTTAAATAACTACGGATTCCTTCTGCTTGGCCCGGTTTTCGATAATCCGGGTCCTGCCTGCTTCCAAACTGTAAATGCGGTGGATAAAGGCCAAAGCCTTGTCCCCAGCCTGCAACGGTGCTTTTTCCAGACTGCGGTGCGCCCGCAGGATCTGGCCCCGCACCTCGATATCCACCGCCACGGAACTGCCCCGGAAGTAGGTGGCCTTCACGGTACCCCGCTCAGCCCCCAAGGGCAGGGAAATCTCCTTCTCGTCCTTGGCCAGCTCGATAAATTCAGGACGGATAATGCCCTGATGACTCCCAGACTTTTCTTCATCCGTAAAGCCCTTGAACTGGGTATAGTCCTCTACTTTGACGGACTCGCCGATAAAATCTGCCACAAAAGGCGTCTGGGGTGCCTGATAGATTTCCAGGGGGCTCCCCGCCTGCTCGATGCGGCCATTGTTGACGATGATGATTTTATCGGCCACTTCCACGGCTTCATCCTGGTCATGGGTAACGAAAAGGCTCGTAATGCCTAGGTTATGGATGGCCTCCCGCAGCCAGCTTCTGAGTTCCTTGCGGACTTTCGCATCAATGGCGGCAAAGGGCTCATCCAACAATAACAGACTGGGGCTGGGTGCCAAGGCCCGGGCAAAGGCCACCCGCTGGCGCTGGCCGCCGGATAGCTGCAAGGGATAGCGCTTGGCCACCTGACTTAGCCCGGTAAGTTCCAGCAGTTCATCGGTACGAACCTTTATCTTGTGGCTATCCTCCTTCTGCACCCGCAGGCCGAAGGCGATATTGTCCCGCACCGTCATATGGCGGAACAGGGCATAGTTCTGGAACACGAAGCCAATGCCCCGCTCCCGGGCGGGCAAATCGTTGACCCGCCGTCCCGCAATCAGGATATCGCCCTTGTCCGGCTTTTCCAGACCTGCCAGCATGCGCAGCAAGGTGGTCTTGCCGCTGCCGGAGGGCCCCAGAAGGCCAGCCAATTCTCCTTTGGCTACGCCGAAGCTGGCATCATTTGCGGCCTTGAAGCCGTTAAAGCTCTTCTCGATATGTTTCAGTTCCACTTCATACTTCATGGTCATCCTTCCTTTCCATGCGCCATTCCACGAAATTGCGCAGAATCAGTACCAGGACTGCCAGCCCCACCAGAATGGAGGACACGGCAAAGGCCGCGGTAAAATTGTACTCGTTATAAAGAATCTCAATATGCAAAGGCAGGGTGTTGGTCTTGCCCCGGATATGGCCCGAGACTACCGACACGGCCCCGAATTCCCCCATGGCCCGGGCGGTACAGAGGATGATGCCGTACATCAGCCCCCATTTGATATTGGGGAGGGTTATCTGCCAGAAAATCCGCCAGCCGCTGGCGCCCATCAGCGCCGCCGCTTCCTCCTCGTCCCGGCCCTGGCCCTCCATCACGGGAATGATGCTCCGGGCGATAAAAGGCAAAGTCACAAAGATGGTGGCCAGCACAATGCCGGGCACCGCAAAGACCACAGCGATATGATAAGCCTGCAGCGTATCATAAAAGGGACTGAGCCTGCCAAAGAGCATAATGAAGAACAAGCCCGCCACCACCGGCGATACCGCAAAGGGCAAATCAATGATGGAGCCCAGCAAAGTCTTGCCCCGGAAGTCAAACTTCGTGAGCAGCCAGGCCGCCGCCAGCCCGAAGATGGTATTGGACACTACCGAGAGCACCGTGGCCTCAGCCGTCAGCCAGAGGGCCTTGCGGGCAAAGGGCTCGTTGAGGGCCGCCAGATAAGCATTCCAGCCCTTGCCCAAAGCCTCCACCCCGATAAGGATCAGGGGCAGGATCATCATGACCACGAGAAAGGCTGCGCCCGTCAGGATCAGTGACCACTTGACGATTGTTTCGGTTTTGAGGAATCTGCTCTGGCTACCAGCCACAGGCTTTGCCAATTTTGTCACCGCTTCCATCCTTACGCCCCCTGTCTTTGCAAACGATAACGCTGATAGCCGTTGAGAACCAGGAGCACCAGCATCGACATGGCCAGCATCACGATGGCCACGGCAGCAGCCGCCTGATAGTCAAACTGCTCCAGCTTGGTCATGATGAGCAGCGGCGCAATCTCCGTTTCAAAAGGGACATTGCCGGCGATGAATACCACACTGCCATACTCCCCGATGCCCCGGGCAAAAGCCAGAGCAAAACCGCTGATAAGCGGCGTGATAAGCTCCGGCAGGATCACTTTCCGGAAGGTCAGGAATTTTCCTGCCCCCAAAAGCGCCGCCGCTTCTTCCAAAGAGCCATCCAAATCTTTCAGCACCGGCTGGACACTGCGGGCCACAAAAGGTATGCCCACAAAGACCAGCGCAATGGTAATGCCCACCGCCGAAAAAGCGGTGGGTATCCCCAACTGATAGAAGAATCTGCCCAGCCAGCCCGTCTCCACATAAAGGGTGGTCAGGGCTATGCCTGCCACCGCCGTGGGCAGGGCAAAGGGCAAATCAATCAGCCCGTCCATCAGTCGCTTGCCTGGAAAATCGTAACGCACCAGCCCCCAGGCCAGCAACAGCCCAAACACGGCATTGATCAGCGCCGCTGCCAGAGCACAGCCAAAACTGAGCAGATAGCCATGCACCATGCGGTAATCCGTCACCTGCCGGATGAAATCCTGCCCGCTCATATCGCTGGCATAGAGCACGAAAGCACTCAGCGGCAGCAGTACCAGCAAAGACAGATAGAAAAACACGATTCCCATGGTCAGATGGCCCCCTGGTATAACCTGCCCAGTCCTGCCCATAATCATTCCTCCTCAAAAAACTGCTTATTTCTTGTAAATCTGATCGAAGGTGCCGCCATCGGCAAAATGTTCCTTCTGAGCCTTCGTCCAGCCGCCGAACTTGTCATCGATGGTGAAGAGCTTCAGTTCCGGGAACTGTTTCTTATACTTCTCGAAGACAGCCTTGTTGCGGGGACGATAGAAGTTCTTGGCGGCAATCTCCTGCCCTTCCGGCGAATAGAGATAATTGATATAGGCTTCTGCCACCTTGCGGGTACCCTTCTTGTCCACTACCTTGTCCACGATAGCCACAGACGGCTCGGCCAGAATGGAGATGGACGGTGCCACGATCTCGTAATCCGGGGAATCCTTCAGGGTAATCAGGGCTTCATTTTCCCAGGCAATCAGCACATCCCCCTGACCACGCTGCACAAAGCTCGTCGTTGCGCCACGGGCGCCGGAATCAAGGGCTACCACATTCTGGAAGAGCTTCTTGACGAAGTCCTTTACCTGACCTTCATCGCCGTTGTACTTCTCTTTGGCATATTCCCAGGCCGCCAGATAATTCCAACGGGCACCGCCGGAAGTCTTGGGGTTCGGAGTAACGATCTTCACATCATCACGGACGAGGTCATCCCAGTCATGGATATTCTTGGGATTGCCCTTGCGCACCAGGAATACGATGGTTGAGGTATAGGGCGCAGAATTGTCCGGGAACTTCTTGAGCCAGTCCTTTTCAATAAGACCAGCCTGAGCGATTTCATCTACATCATAGGCCAAAGCCAGCGTTACCACATCGGCTTCCAGCCCCTCGATGACGGAGCGGGCCTGCTTGCCGGAACCGCCGTTGGACTGACGGAACTCGATATCCTGACCGCTGGCCTTCTTCCATTCTCCCGTGAATACCTGATTGAACTCCGCATAGAGTTCCCGGGTGGGATCATAGGACACATTCAGGAACTCACTGGCCGCCTTGCCGTCTTCCCCACCGGCTGCCGACTCATCCCCGCAGCCCGTAAACAGGCCTGCGGCCGCCACCAAGCCCAAAGCTAAACTCGCTGCTTTCCACCACTTCTTCATCATAAATTCCCCCTCAAAAATAGATATGATTGCTTATTTATAAAATAAGAGGTTCCACAAACGGCCCTGCTGGGCAATCTGTGGAACCTCCAATTTTTTTGGTCAGTTCACTGAACCATGTGCATATGTAACACTTCTTCGCTGTGCTTGCGTTGATGATGACATTTATGTTACACTATTACACCTAGCTTGTCAATAGGTTTATATAAAATACTCGATGGTTTTCTCTGGCGTAAGTTTGGTGCGGGTATCAAAGAGCAGCACCGCCTCCCGTTCATCCAGTGGGCCTAGGGCATAGGGGCCGGCGTCCTCGCGGTTGAAGCAGTCAAAGGGCACGATGCGGTTATAGGACAGGGGATGTTCCAGCGTGCATTCAATGCCCGCAAAGGGACTTTCCGTCATATAGTAAGGGTCAAAAAGACGTATTTTATCCCCAGCCCTCTGTGTCAGCAGCACATAGTGCTCGCCGTCCATATTCAGGCGGACTACGGCCGCACCGCCCCGGCAAAGGGCATCCACCACCAGGCTGTTCTCCCCCATATACACCGACCTGCCGGATAGATAGCGGCACTCGATGGGCAGCAGTCCCGCTTCCCCTGCACCGCTGAGCCAGCGGGACAAAAACATCATGGCCATGCGGGAAGTGCCGCTCTTGCCGGCACCGCCGCCTTTGCCATAGCAATCCAGGGAATAAAGCATGATATTGCGCAGGATTTCCGGCTGTATCTCCTCCCGCTGGAAGAGATAGGACAGTCCATTCAGCAGCGAAGTGGGGCCGCAATCATATTCAGATATTTGATAATGCAGAGGATTTTTCATGGACTGCAGCCTCCCTTTTTAACCTTTCATCAATACGCAAAGCAGAAATCAGTTTCCACCGGATAGGCGTCCGCTTCCGGCGCCTGATCCAGCACGTAATGGATGAATTCATCCACAGCCTTCTGGCTGGCCACTTTGGCCGTATACATCTGATTGCCCATCTGGGGCACCATCATTTCCGGCATGCGCTCACACATGACCATATCCCTGCCATAGCGGTCCATGATTTCCCCATGGGTATGCACATAATTATGGCAGTCCCGGCGGCTGGCATAGACACAGTAGCAGTGCTGACCGCTGTCGGGGATTTTCCGTATATTGTCCGTAATCATATCCGCCCAGACCTGATAGACATCCGTGGAATGGGCAAAATTGATCATATCGGGGGTGTAGCCGCCGGCCGGACGCATATTGACCTCCAGCCCCACGAAATCACCCACTTCGCCGAGGCCTGCCTTGGCCTTGGTCAGGCGGAAGAATTCCAGATGGACAAAACGACTTCTGACGTCAAAGGCCTTGACTGTAGCCCTGCCCACGCCCTTCAATTCCACCGGGGCATGAGCCGTCGTGTAATAGGACAGATCCAGCTGCTTCAGCACGATGTCCATAACCGAAGGCGGCCAGACCGTCATGGACTCCAACAAGGGCTTGGAATCCGCATCAATGATGGCATCGTAGGAGCAGATATCACCGGTAATGAACTCCTCCATCACATAGGGCACTGGCAGGTTCTTGGCAAAGAAATCCTGCAGATCACCGTCATTTTCCAGCTTGAAGGTATCGCAGGCGCCTACCCCCACATCAGGCTTGACGATAACAGGATAATCCACCAGATCGATGAACTTCCTCGCCGCTGCGATATCCGTGATCTTATGCAGGCGGGCCGTGGGCACGCCGGCCTTGGCATAGAATTCCTTCATGGCGGACTTGTTCTTGATATGGCCCACCTCGTCAAACTGATAGCCCGTGGTCACATGGAAGTCCGTGCGCAGGCGGGCGTCCTGCTCCAGCCAGAACTCATTGTTGGACTCAATCCAGTCAATCTTCCCGTACTTGAAGGCAAAAAAGGCCACCGCCCGGTACATCTCATTGTAATTGGACAGATCCTGCACAAAATAATATTCCGTCAGGGAAGCCTTGAGTTCCGCCCGCAGTTCATCATAAGGGCAGTCCCCAATGCCCAGCACATTCACGCCGTTCTTGTGCAGACGGTCACAGAAGTTCCAATAATGCTTGGGGAAATGCGGAGAAATAAATACAAAGTTCATCAGCAGTTCGCCTCCAAATCTTTTTCACGCAGCATATAGGGCAAGAAGTAGCGAATCTGTTCCTTCCACCAGTACCAGTCATGGTTCACATCATAGCCCCAGAAGTCCACCCAGCCATGGATGCCCTTGGCCCGGAAGATGTCCCCCATTATAGCAGTGGTCCGCCGGCCTTCATCCTCCCAGGCTCCCTGCCCCACGCAGAGGATAATGGGCTTTTCGTTATACTTCTGGATATAGGGGTGGTCATTAGGCATCTGCGCCAGAAAGTCCACCGGAGAATTCTGGTAAAGAGTACCATCCAGCCAACCGTCAAAGAAGAAGCGGGCATCATAGACACCGGACAAGGACAAGATGCCGCTAAAGAGTTCCGGACGACGCAGGAACAGGATAGCTGCATGGAAGCCTCCCAGGCTGCAGCCCGTCACCATGGGCAGAGCGCCACTGCCGTTCTTATCCGCAATAAAGGGCAGCACCTCTTCCACAATATAATTGTAATAAGCTTCCTGCCGGCCAGACCGCCAGCCCTTGTCTCCCCAGACATTGGACCAGGTTTCCGTATCCACGGTGTCCACGCAGAAGAGCTGGATTTTGCCGCTGTCGATATAATCGGCCAAGGTGTCAATCATGCCAAAGTTCTCGAAGTTATCGCTCATGGCATCCTGGGTGGGAAACACCAGCACCGGCGTGCCCCTGTCCCCGTAAAGGCGTATGCTCATATCCCGCTGCAGGCGGTCGCTGTACCAATTCACAAACTATTTTACCATATAATCATCCCCTTATCAATGGTCAGATAGTCAGATATTATCCCCTATGTAATACCTATCTAGTCAATATGTTTTATATATTACTGTAAATCTGTAAACTTGTCAAAGAAAAAATCCACCGGATTACGCCATTTGTACGTAATCCAGTGGATTTTTCAAGCCTTCC
It includes:
- a CDS encoding sulfate ABC transporter substrate-binding protein, whose product is MKWWKAVSVALAIVTGLFTGCGDEKAVQEKEAAVDGFFMNVSYDPTRELYAEFNKTFTGEWKKASGQNIEFRQSNGGSGRQARLVIGGAEADVVTLALAYDVDEIAKAGLIEKNWRDKFPDHSAPYTSTIVFLVRRDNPKHIHDWDDLVRDDVKIVAPNPKTSGGARWNYLAAWEYAREKYNGDEGKTREFVRKLFQNVVALDSGARGATNSFVKYGQGDVLIAWENEALITMNDSSDYEIVVPSLSILAEPSVAIVDKVVDRKGTRKVAEAYINYLYSPAGQEIAARNFYRPRDKAIFAKYKQQFPELKLFTVDEKFGGWEKAQKEHFGDGGTFDQVFKK
- a CDS encoding 4Fe-4S binding protein gives rise to the protein MAYDYKELKAHGFMQQKQPGCFSMRLKSVGGKFTAAQLQTVQEVAEKFGEGYVHLTSRQGIEIPFIKEKDIEDVKKALAAGGLATGFCGAQVRTITACQGCAICRSGLIDTSRLAESFAERYAGRSLPHKFKVGFTGCHNNCLKTEENDIGVKGAVKPVWQQDSCKFCGACVKICPQGALTMDRENKKIVWNHRKCVYCGKCIKSCNFGAWEKKIGFAVSFGGLYGNRIAVGKKFTPIIYGEDKLYKTLDAALDYFEQHGKKGERFRNLLDRIGWEEFRQAIKKTITE
- a CDS encoding sulfate adenylyltransferase subunit 1, coding for MSKREIEHKEAGLNIVVVGHVDHGKSTVIGRLLYDTDSLPQGAIDKVAKIAHDTGKPFEYAYLLDAFEEEQQQGITIDTTRIQFSTDKRDYVIIDAPGHKEFLKNMISGAAGAEAALLIVDGKQGVQEQSRRHAYMLSLLGIKKVYVLVNKMDLAGYAETAFVKIKHEMGAFLAELGVYPLKYIPVSGLQGDNIASHSEHMEWYKGETLLEALDLLEGEQAAVSKALRLPIQDVYKFDSRRIIAGRIEAGQLAVGDEIAIYPGGRKTKVVAFPYWQSKDKVEAASAGASTGIQVADEFFNQRGEIITKASDKPPLTGKRLRVSLFWLGKNSLKLNRRYKLKLGTQEVEAQVESIEKIIDASSLDQRAAETVKEIRLNDVAEVILKLKEEIAFDRFQDYQATGRFVLVDGYDVAGGGIVLGAEKEQQGEFSQKAMRYIMNHLPQNGELIVVVKDGEIVRLERTEREVFSGIDGEGI
- the cysD gene encoding sulfate adenylyltransferase subunit CysD; amino-acid sequence: MAQTETADKLDRLEAESIYILREAYKKLGKLGMLWSIGKDSTVLLWLAKKAFYGHCPFPFIHVDTKHKIPAMIEYRDRVAKELNLDLIVHTNQAAIDAGMGPDKGRLACCQALKTEGLKQVVKEYGFDGLIVGVRRDEEGSRSKERVFSERKEDDAWDYANQPPELWDQFKTDFPKGHHIRVHPLLAWNELDIWEYIRRENIPIIDLYFAKNGKRYRSLGCACCTGQIKSNADTLDKIIEELKHTTTSERAGRKQDQEDSYAMQKLRKEGYM
- a CDS encoding indolepyruvate ferredoxin oxidoreductase subunit alpha, coding for MSIAIEKDKCVGCGLCTEACPGNLLKLREGKAHIRDVRDCWGCTACVKECPRQAIYYYLAADLGGSGGRLYAQNNEREIKWQMLWPDGSSDEIVTVKQEANKY